The genomic region TTAAATCACAATCGTCAAAATAAGAAGAGCTATCATTAGGAAAATATGAGCATGAAGTGGTCACTCCCCATTTGAACTCTCCAGAATCTTGTGTTGCGTTCTCCATTAGGATATCAAAAAGGGCAGTTTTAGCAATTTCATTTTCGCCCAAGATAGCAATTTTGTCACCCTTGTTTACAGTAAAGCTGATGTCATTTAAGAGAACTTCTTCACCCACAGATTTTGAAAGGTTCTTTACAGATAATAGATCATTACCAACCTCTCTATCTGGTTTAAAGTCCACAAAAGGGTATCGTCTAGAAGATGGCTTTATATCTTCAAGCTCTAAATTATCAAGAATTTTTTTTCTAGAGGTAGCTTGCTTTGACTTAGACGCATTGGCGCTAAAGCGTCTAACAAACTCCTGCAACTCCTTCATTTTAGCTTCTGTTTTCTGGTTAGCTTCCTTTGCTTGCTTTTGGGCTAGCTGGCTAGATTCATACCAAAAATCATAATTTCCTGGGAAAACTGTTATTTTACTAAAGTCAATATCAGTTATATGGGTGCAAACTTGATTTAAAAAGTGTCTGTCATGGGACACTACTATAACTGTATTTTCAAAGTTATGGAGGAAATTTTCCAACCAATTGATAGCTTCTATGTCTAAATGGTTAGTAGGCTCATCTAGCAGAAGAATGTCAGGGTTACCGAAGAGCGCTTGAGCAAGTAGGACCTTTACTTTTTCCACACCGTTGAGCTCTTCCATTTTTTTGTTATGATATTCACTTGAAATACCTAAACCGTTTAGTATACTTTCAGCATCAGCTTCCGCATCCCAGCCGTTAAGTTCAGCAAATTCAGCTTCAAGTTCAGCGAGCTTAATGCCATCTTCATCAGAAAAGTCTGATTTAGCATAATAAGCTTCCTTTTCTTCCATAATCTCTATCAACCTTTTATGCCCCATTATAACTGTTTTTACAACGTTATATTGGTCATATTCATGATGGTTTTGTTTTAGCACACCAAGACGAAGATTTGAAGCTATGCTAACATTTCCACTTGTAGGCTCTATCTCTCCAGATAGAATTTTAAGAAATGTTGACTTCCCTGCACCATTAGCACCGATAAGCCCATAGCAGTTTCCGGGGGCGAACTTTATATTTACATCTTTAAAAAGAACCCTGCCACCATAACGAAGGCTTAAATTTGTTGTAGTTATCATTATTTTATCCGTCCTTTACTTATAAATTAACCCCTCAATCATATCACAAATGAGGTAAAGCCACAATGTAATAGCTAAACTGTTATGCAAAGAAAAAGATAAAGAGAAACTAGCACTTTAAATGTGTTCGAAAATAAAGCATGTTCAGAATATGAACAGCACTTTTATACGTTGCCATAAAGGGGATGTGTCTTTTGAGTGTATTAAATAACTACATAACTTATACAACCTAAAACTTAGCAAAAACTCAGTCAATACCAATATTAAGGAGTTGGCATACGCCTTGCTTGTTTATAAAGTGACAATTATATTACTTTATAGTTTAGAGAGGAGGTCCTTTGATGAATGATCAAATGGTAAAAGTTATTTTATTGGCTGCAGTGCTAATGCTAGTGGCTTTATTTGGGGATTTTGTTTACTTATTTGCTCTATCGTTCCCAGTGTTAATGTTTGCTTGGATGTTTTTAGGTGCTTTAAGAAACGGCTCTATTGGAAGTGGCTATAAAGCATCTTTAATCTCTGTTTTGGTAGTATGGTTAGGTGGATTTGTTACTATGAACTTAATGGACACTGCCGCAGAACCGTCGGTTTATATTGGAGGTTTTCCAGTTGCAACGGCGATTATGGTTTATGTAGTTTGGATTCTACCGTTTATTCTTGGAACTTATGCATATGGCTACTTCTTTGAAAAAGATTGCATTACCAAAGAAGAGCTAAAAACTTTGGAAAACAAATTCCGTAAAGAATCGTAAATTGATCATTGAAAGGAGTTGAGAGATGTGAATACTATTATAACCATAGCTGTTATATACCTTATTGGTGTTTTTGCCATAGGTATCTGGGCTATGCGTAGGACGAAAACCTCGGAAGATTTTTTTATTGCAGGTAAAAGCTTAGGAATTTTTGTCGCTGCTATGGCAGTATTTGCGACAGCACTTAGCGGTTTCTTATTTATTGGGGGACCAGGATTGACATATTCGGTAGGAATGGGAGCTCTTTGGTTCACTTTTCCTACATCAATATCTTTTGCAATGGCTTGGTATAT from Proteinivorax hydrogeniformans harbors:
- a CDS encoding ATP-binding cassette domain-containing protein, with product MITTTNLSLRYGGRVLFKDVNIKFAPGNCYGLIGANGAGKSTFLKILSGEIEPTSGNVSIASNLRLGVLKQNHHEYDQYNVVKTVIMGHKRLIEIMEEKEAYYAKSDFSDEDGIKLAELEAEFAELNGWDAEADAESILNGLGISSEYHNKKMEELNGVEKVKVLLAQALFGNPDILLLDEPTNHLDIEAINWLENFLHNFENTVIVVSHDRHFLNQVCTHITDIDFSKITVFPGNYDFWYESSQLAQKQAKEANQKTEAKMKELQEFVRRFSANASKSKQATSRKKILDNLELEDIKPSSRRYPFVDFKPDREVGNDLLSVKNLSKSVGEEVLLNDISFTVNKGDKIAILGENEIAKTALFDILMENATQDSGEFKWGVTTSCSYFPNDSSSYFDDCDLTLVDWLRQFSEEKSESFIRGWLGRMLFSGEEALKKADVLSGGEKVRCMLAKMMLSGANVLLFDEPTNHLDLESITALNKALINYKGTLIFTSHDHEIIKTTANRIIEITADGIIDKQTSYEDYLQWKLENK